In the Pleuronectes platessa chromosome 8, fPlePla1.1, whole genome shotgun sequence genome, one interval contains:
- the exosc3 gene encoding exosome complex component RRP40, producing the protein MLEPRLVLSVPLWPPPCFRCVCHLHFRPRFLLHAAMLSTLKRRVGEVLLPGDEFSYDGDDTISLTEPVRPEKVLCGPGLRRSGDRLLVCKSGVLRHKQPNVFWMDCQQKRYVPAKGETVIGIVTVKSGDVFKVDFGGSEQASLSYLAFEGATKRNRPNVQVGDLVFAQFIVANKDMEPELACIGSSGRANGMGVFGGGGLLFRVSLGLVRRLLSPHSEVRSDLEQLFPCELVIGMNGRLWVRSSSVHQTLVIANLLQSCESMTPLQRRELFTRVQQGAL; encoded by the exons ATGTTGGAACCACGTCTTGTTTTATCCGTCCCTCTGTGGCCGCCGCCTTGTTTccggtgtgtgtgtcaccttcaTTTCCGGCCCCGCTTCCTGCTCCACGCAGCAATGTTGTCCACGTTGAAGCGGCGGGTCGGGGAGGTTCTGTTACCGGGGGACGAGTTCTCCTATGACGGGGACGACACCATCTCTCTGACGGAGCCCGTCAGGCCGGAGAAGGTGCTGTGTGGCCCGGGGCTGCGGCGGAGCGGCGACCGGCTGCTGGTGTGTAAGAGCGGGGTCCTCCGCCATAAACAGCCCAACGTCTTCTGGATGGACTGTCAGCAGAAGAGG TACGTCCCTGCTAAAGGAGAGACAGTCATCGGCATCGTCACCGTTAAGTCAGGAGACGTCTTCAAGGTCGACTTCGGTGGAAGTGAACAGGCGTCTCTGTCTTACCTGGCGTTTGAGGGGGCCACGAAGAGGAACCGACCCAACGTCCAG GTGGGGGACCTGGTCTTCGCTCAGTTCATCGTAGCCAATAAGGACATGGAGCCGGAGCTGGCGTGTATCGGCAGCTCGGGACGAGCCAATGGGATGGGCGTGTTTGGAGGGGGCGGGCTGTTGTTCAGAGTCTCTCTGGGACTCGTCAGAAG GCTGCTGTCCCCCCACAGCGAGGTGCGGTCCGACCTGGAGCAGCTGTTCCCGTGTGAGCTGGTGATCGGGATGAACGGTCGTCTGTGGGTCAGGTCCTCCAGCGTCCATCAGACGCTCGTCATCGCCaacctgctgcagagctgcgaGAGCATGACGCCGCTGCAGAGACGGGAGCTGTTCACGagggtccagcagggggcgctgtag
- the tgfbi gene encoding transforming growth factor-beta-induced protein ig-h3, with the protein MKVCVLVLGLILVLSRCEARSPYQAVLQHSRIRGRQQGPNVCAMQQIKGTDRKYFTNCKQWYHRKVCGKPTVITYECCPGYEKIPGEKGCPAALPLVNIYNTLGVVGASTTQMYSDRAKLREEVEGPGSFTFFAPSNEAWAALPTEILDALVSNVNIELLNALHYHMVNRRLTSEELKHGSSFASMYQDFHVHIHHYSNGIVTVNCARLIKPDQHATNGIVHVVDRVITAISSNVNTLIDVDEDLETLRTAIAAAGLTPMLESDGQYTIFAPTNEAFEKIPPETLNRILGDPVALKDLLNYHILKQMHCAESIVSGTPMETLQGTVLEVGCDGDHMTLNGKAIITKKDQLGTNGVVHYINELLIPDSAKTLLELAEGSSVTTASRLFAEAGLSPHLTGSEALTLLAPLNDAFKGSVTMSPDMKKLMTNHLVKQQLSSKSLYDGQELETLGGLTLRVFVYRNNLCIENACIAAHDKTGRYASMFTVDKVLTPPMGTIMDILKADDRFSLLVGAIQTAGMTELLNQQRAHTFFAPTNNAFNALPRLQLNNLLRDHQELSAMLRYHLGEGLLVSGGVSSHTRVKPLQGEKLELGLRNYTVYVNKVPVADADLMATNGVVHAVDSIIRSLPPKVDREQADGPASPLRSAASSRAEAKSFRNDDLFQKVIRSRSSRTMGQ; encoded by the exons atgaaggtgtgtgtgctGGTTCTGGGTCTGATCCTGGTTCTGAGCCGGTGTGAGGCCCGCTCTCCTTATCAGGCTGTTCTGCAGCACAGCCGCATCCGAGGCCGCCAGCAGGG ACCAAACGTTTGTGCGATGCAGCAGATTAAAGGAACCGACAGAAAATACTTCACCAACTGCAAACAGTGGTACCATCGCAAGGTGTGCGGCAAACCCAC TGTGATCACGTACGAGTGTTGCCCGGGATATGAGAAGATTCCAGGAGAGAAAGGATGTCCTGCTg ctctgcctctggTCAACATCTACAACACTCTGGGTGTCGTCGGAGCCTCCACCACTCAGATGTACTCTGATCGAGCCAAACTGAGGGAGGAGGTCGAAGGTCCAGGGAGCTTCACCTTCTTCGCCCCGAGCAACGAGGCCTGGGCTGCTCTGCCCACG GAGATCCTAGATGCTCTGGTGAGCAATGTGAACATCGAGCTGCTGAACGCTCTTCATTACCACATGGTGAACCGCCGACTGACCTCAGAGGAGCTGAAACACGGATCCTCGTTCGCCTCAATGTACCAGGACTTCCACGTTCACATCCACCACTACAGCAACGGA ATCGTGACAGTGAACTGTGCTCGTCTGATCAAACCTGACCAACACGCCACCAATGGCATTGTGCATGTGGTTGACCGTGTCATCACCGCCATCTCCAGCAACGTGAACACGCTGATCGACGTGGACGAGGACCTGGAGACGCTGCGT ACGGCAATCGCCGCCGCAGGTCTGACCCCAATGTTGGAAAGCGACGGTCAGTACACCATCTTCGCTCCCACCAATGAAGCCTTCgagaaaattcctccagagacCCTGAACAGGATCCTCGGAGACCCTGTTGCTCTGAAAG ACCTGCTGAACTACCACATCCTGAAGCAGATGCACTGTGCCGAGTCCATCGTGTCCGGGACTCCGATGGAGACGCTGCAAGGAACCGTCCTGGAGGTCGGCTGTGACGGGGACCACATGACCTTGAATGGTAAGGCCATCATCACCAAGAAAGACCAGCTGGGAACCAACGGAGTCGTCCACTACATCAACGAGCTGCTTATCCCAGACTCag CGAAAACTCTCCTGGAGCTGGCTGAAGGTTCTTCTGTCACCACGGCCAGCAGGCTGTTTGCTGAGGCCGGGCTGAGCCCCCACCTGACGGGCTCCGAGGCTCTGACCCTGTTAGCTCCGCTCAACGACGCCTTCAAAG gCAGTGTGACGATGTCTCCTGACATGAAGAAGCTGATGACCAATCACCTGGTGAAGCAGCAGTTGTCCTCAAAGTCTCTGTACGACGGTCAAGAGCTGGAGACGCTGGGAGGCCTCACACTCAGAGTCTTCGTCTACAGAAAC AATCTGTGCATCGAGAACGCCTGCATCGCTGCTCACGATAAGACGGGACGTTACGCCTCCATGTTCACTGTGGACAAAGTCCTCACTCCACCAATGGGAACCATCATGGACATCCTGAAGGCCGACGACCGCTTCAG TCTCCTGGTCGGTGCCATCCAGACGGCGGGGATGACGGAGCTGctgaaccagcagagggcgcacACCTTCTTTGCTCCCACCAACAACGCCTTCAACGCCCTGCCACGTCTCCAGCTCAACAACCTGTTGC GCGACCATCAGGAGCTGTCGGCCATGCTCAGGTATCATCTGGGGGAGGGTCTGTTGGTCAGCGGGGGCGTGTCATCTCACACCAGAGTCAAGCCTCTGCAGGGAGAGAAGCTGGAGCTGGGCCTG CGGAACTACACCGTCTACGTCAACAAGGTCCCGGTGGCCGACGCAGACCTGATGGCGACTAACGGAGTTGTGCACGCTGTCGACAGCATCATCAGATCTCTGC ctcccaaAGTGGACAGAGAACAGGCTGACGGACCTGCGTCTCCTCTCAGATCAGctgcctcctccagg GCCGAGGCCAAGAGCTTCAGGAACG ACGACCTCTTCCAGAAGGTGATCCGGAGTCGCTCCAGCAGGACGATGGGTCAATGA